Within Epilithonimonas zeae, the genomic segment CAATCCCATTTTATCCGGGATTTCAAAGAGATTACGGGAGAGTCACCCAATCAGTTAAGAAATAAAACAAGCATTCAGCAGGAAGAGCTGGCGTGGATTTATTCCCAACATTAATCTGCACGATTTTTACAATTTTTTGTTCTCTCTTCATTTTTTCTTTGTATTCAAATTTGAATATAAAAAATGAAGAAGCTTCTTATCATTACGCTCCATATTATTTTACTTGGCTTGAGTCCCATAATTTCTGCCCAGCAATTGACACTGAAAGGAAAAGTAGTTAATCAGGATAATAATGCCGTTGCATTTGCAGATGCTTTACTTTTTAAAAATGACAGCATCCCTGTAAATCAAACCTACACAGACAGTCTGGGATTCTTTTCTTTAAAAGCCGAAAAAGGAAATTACCTGCTGAGGATAAAGCAATTCGGAAAGGAATATTTCTCTGGAAATATTGAACTTAATCAAGACCAAGATTTAGGAAACATAAAGATTCAGGAAGCAAAGGCAATAGAAGGCGTAACCCTTACTGCAAGAAAAAAGCTGATTGAACAAAAGGTTGACCGCCTGGTCTACAACATCGAAAATTGAGTCGCTTCACAAGGAATGAATGGCTTGGATGCCCTCAGGAATACACCTATGGTAAATGTCATAAACGACAATGTTTCCATTGCAGGAAAAGGGAATGTTTCTGTTATGATAAACGACAGAATGCTGAACTTATCCGGGAGCGAACTCACGAATTATCTGCAATCGCTCCGTTCCGATGACATTGCAAAATAGAAATCATTACAACACCTCCGTCCAAGTACGAAGCCCAGGGAAACAGCGGAATCATCAACATTATCCTGAAAAAAAATCCAAATCTAGGATGGAGTGGAAGTGTAAACGGTTCTTATCAAAGAAATTCATATAATGGTTTCAGAGCGGGAGCCACAGTTAATTATCAATCCAAAAAAATCAGTTCTTCCTTAAAATTGAGACAATATAATGTAGCCTACAAACCAGAAGGAACACGCAATCTTTTAAGCGATACAAACAGTGTTTATACCTCAGAAAAAAGAAAAGATGCTCCGGATGCTTTGGGAGTTAATTACAGTTTCGATTACAAAATAAATGAGAAACAAAACATCGGTTTTATTTATGATTTCGGCAATCAGCATTATAATATGGATGCCCGTGGAATCAGTCGATATGAAACAAAATC encodes:
- a CDS encoding carboxypeptidase-like regulatory domain-containing protein, which gives rise to MKKLLIITLHIILLGLSPIISAQQLTLKGKVVNQDNNAVAFADALLFKNDSIPVNQTYTDSLGFFSLKAEKGNYLLRIKQFGKEYFSGNIELNQDQDLGNIKIQEAKAIEGVTLTARKKLIEQKVDRLVYNIEN